One part of the Magallana gigas chromosome 5, xbMagGiga1.1, whole genome shotgun sequence genome encodes these proteins:
- the LOC105322740 gene encoding DNA helicase MCM8 → MSQGQYSQGRGQSQGRGQSQGRGRGQYRPWRGRGWGRGRYYNHYGNRGGRGSFQGRGGGGGGGTGLMADPTPSRPSLVQTKIQIQSPYKGWQLYFPDEMYSEQSPIVHKVQMFEKYFTSWCTAYKWTDIEEKSFMVVDFKELLSDDGIQRGIPSIHSDLRDSPEQLIACMGLAVHQIITHQKQTSSEPGEMEQNNYSLPMIHVRLINACQPIALKNLKANYYGKFVSVKGTVVRVSNIKPLCTHLAFECGTCAYVQTVTLPDGKYILPTKCPAQGCRGKSFIPRRSSQLTQTIDWQTIRIQEIMGEGMKESGRIPRTVDCELAQDLVDSCVPGYVVTVSGVVKVNSTDEGRGRNKDKCMFLLYIQANSVNNAKGNTKGDNCGLALDFSMKELYAIEEIQSEENLFRLLVASMCPSIYGHELVKAGLILGLFGGSQKFLNDKNRIPVRGDPHILVVGDPGLGKSQMLQSVANISPRSVYVCGNTTTTSGLTVTLSKDGGSGDHALEAGALVLADQGCCCIDEFDKMGNQHQALLEAMEQQSISIAKAGIVCSLPARTSIIAAANPVGGHYSKSKTVSENLKMGSALLSRFDLVFILLDKPDEEIDSMLSDHVMALHSGKNKSMAAVTVRRQNPNTSANSSILLCEADKPLSERLKISPGEQVDYIPAQLLRKYVGYARKYVHPKIGPDAAKVLQDFYITLRKQHQGMDSTPITTRQLESLIRLTESRARLELREVATKEDAEEVIEIMKYSMIDTYSDQFGSLDFLRSQHGSGMSGRSKPKKFVGALQKVSERTYNSIFTIQQMRQIAQEIGLQVGDFEGFVSSLNNQGFLLKKGPKVYQLQTTDY, encoded by the exons ATGAGTCAAGGCCAATATTCTCAAGGTCGAGGTCAAAGTCAAGGTCGTGGACAGAGCCAGGGAAGAGGACGTGGGCAGTACCGGCCTTGGAGAGGAAGAGGATGGGGAAGAGGAAGATACTACAATCACTATGGCAACAGAGGTGGAAGAG GATCGTTTCAAGGAAGAGGCGGGGGTGGTGGAGGGGGTACAGGGCTTATGGCTGACCCCACCCCCTCCAGACCTTCACTGGTCCAGACCAAGATACAAATACAGTCTCCATACAAAGGATGGCAGTTATACTTTCCTGATGAAA TGTACAGTGAACAGTCACCTATTGTCCACAAAGTCCAGATGTTTGAGAAATACTTCACCAGTTGGTGTACAGCATATAAATGG ACAGACATAGAGGAAAAAAGTTTCATGGTGGTTGATTTCAAGGAGTTACTTTCAGATGATG gTATACAGAGAGGTATTCCTAGCATTCACTCAGACCTAAGAGATTCCCCAGAACAATTGATAGCTTGTATGGGTCTTGCTGTTCACCAG ATAATCACTCACCAGAAACAAACCTCCTCTGAACCCGGAGAGATGGAACAGAACAATTACAGCCTTCCCATGATTCATGTGCGACTTATCAATGCATGTCAGCCAATAGCTCTGAAGAATCTCAAGGCTAACTACTATG GTAAATTTGTGTCTGTAAAGGGAACGGTGGTCAGAGTGAGCAACATCAAACCGTTGTGTACACACCTGGCTTTTGAGTGTGGCACCTGTGCTTACGTTCAG actGTTACTCTTCCTGATGGGAAATATATCCTACCTACCAAG TGTCCAGCACAGGGATGTAGAGGAAAAAGTTTTATCCCCCGCCGTAGCTCCCAGCTTACACAGACAATTGACTGGCAGACAATCAGAATCCAGGAAATCATGGGGGAGGGGATGAAGGAGTCGGGGAGGATCCCCCGCACCGTGGACTGTGAACTCGCTCAGGATCTAG TGGACAGCTGTGTTCCTGGGTATGTTGTGACTGTGTCTGGCGTGGTCAAGGTCAACAGTACTGATGAAG GTAGAGGAAGAAACAAGGATAAATGCATGTTTCTACTATACATACAAGCCAACTCTGTCAACAATGCAAAAGGCAACACAAAGGGGGATAACTGTGGATTAGCCTTAGATTTCTCCATGAAGGAGCTGTATGCTATTGAAGAAATTCAAAGTGAAGAAAATCTCTTCCGACTTCTTGTTGc GTCCATGTGTCCCTCAATTTACGGACATGAG ttgGTTAAGGCTGGTTTGATCCTTGGTTTATTTGGTGGCAGTCAGAAGTTCCTGAATGACAAG AATCGTATTCCTGTCAGAGGAGACCCACATATCCTTGTAGTGGGGGATCCAGGATTAGGGAAAAGTCAG ATGTTGCAGTCTGTGGCTAACATATCCCCTCGCAGTGTTTATGTTTGTGGTAATACAACCACAACCTCTGGGTTAACT GTCACCTTGTCCAAGGATGGGGGCTCTGGAGACCATGCCCTGGAGGCCGGAGCGCTGGTGTTAGCTGACCAGGGCTGCTGCTGTATTGATGAGTTTGATAAGATGGGCAACCAGCATCAGGCTCTACTGGAAGCCATG GAACAGCAAAGTATAAGTATTGCGAAAGCAGGGATTGTTTGCAG TTTGCCAGCTAGAACCTCCATTATAGCAGCAGCAAATCCAGTGGGAGGACATTACTCCAAAAGTAAAACGGTCTCAGAAAATCTCAA AATGGGAAGTGCTCTCCTGTCCAGATTCGATCTTGTTTTCATTCTTCTCGACAAACCAGATGAG GAAATTGACAGTATGTTGTCTGATCATGTGATGGCTCTGCATTCTGGGAAAAATAa GTCAATGGCAGCTGTTACAGTGAGAAGGCAAAATCCT AACACCAGTGCTAACAGTTCTATCCTTTTGTGTGAGGCAGACAAACCTCTGTCTGAGCGACTTAAGATTTCTCCAGGAGAGCAGGTGGACTATATCCCAGCCCAGCTGCTGAGAAAG tatGTTGGATATGCAAGAAAATATGTGCATCCCAAAATTGGACCTGATGCTGCAAAAGTCCTACag GACTTTTACATCACCCTACGTAAGCAGCATCAGGGTATGGATAGCACTCCAATCACCACACGACAGCTGGAGTCCCTGATCCGACTGACGGAGTCCCGAGCCAGACTGGAACTCCGCGAGGTCGCCACCAAGGAAGATGCCGAGGAAGTGATAGAGATCATGAAGTACAG TATGATTGACACATACTCGGACCAGTTTGGTAGTCTTGATTTCTTGAGATCCCAACATGGGTCAGGGATGAGTGGACGCTCTAAG cCCAAGAAGTTCGTGGGAGCTTTACAGAAGGTGTCGGAAAGGACCTACAACTCAATCTTCACCATTCAACAGATGAGACAGATTGCACAg GAAATTGGTTTACAAGTAGGAGATTTTGAAGGTTTTGTCTCTTCCTTGAACAATCAGGGATTTCTTCTGAAGAAAGGTCCCAAAGTGTATCAATTACAGACTACGGACTACTAA
- the LOC105322739 gene encoding ATP-dependent RNA helicase DDX51 produces MALFAITRYLGDDNTEEQSNKADAILKKLQANAEARRKRRGIGTWNTPQDNSKKKLSSEKDQVKNDLTPKSGEKIKIGKKSKLKECDETGYADSDNEVIPKKKRKGKFDKEEKTSCENNNSLQAIAQGSESSKLGSNADTTTKELKFRGKAKSVTSGDEEEQEIEDLELGDNGQKADETEVMGDTQEGAHEYGGFTVLGDYKSKQTERVSRVLPDWLSSPNVIASDLKQKTTLVSEFKGLDPDIHLNLKENKIDYFFPVQMQVIPEILDTVRYGFVLGRAGFRPPDICVSAPTGSGKTLAFVLPIIQALKSRVLCRIRAMVVLPVRDLAVQVFKVFLQYTKGTNLKVGMIVGQKQFSVEQHALVRQRVGGLESKVDIVVATPGRLVDHINKTPGFSLTDLRFLVIDEADRIMEHVKQDWLSHVENAVFSGGRTAPSSLNVYNSCKHHMPLQKLLFSATLSQNPEKLQQLNLFQPKLFTSVVDGGSLPRPLESEGEGNKDDQVTDRLSGPGGEVKGQFVGKYTTPLGLKEYTVEVEAFEKPLVILHFLHNLQYRHVLCFTNSVESTHRLYHLIRLFGGINVAEITAKLQASRRSKVLKKFQNGSIDILICSDAMARGMDIDDVQYVISYDPPPYIKTYIHRVGRTARAGKEGTALSLLQKKEFHHFKTMTKEAGKTYIEKFKVHSKEMEGLLEKYQAALQQLQQVFMRERFEQR; encoded by the exons ATGGCATTATTTGCAATAACAAG GTATTTGGGTGATGATAATACAGAAGAACAATCAAACAAAGCAGATGCCATTTTGAAGAAACTTCAAGCAAATGCTGAGGCAAGGAGAAAACGAAGAGGTATTGGAACTTGGAATACACCCCAGGATAACTCTAAGAAGAAGCTGTCATCAGAAAAAgatcaagttaaaaatgaccTAACACCAAAATCTGGAGAGAAgataaaaattggtaaaaagtCTAAGCTGAAAGAGTGTGATGAAACCGGTTATGCTGACAGTGACAATGAAGTTATTCCAAAGAAGAAAAGGAAAGGAAAATTTGATAAGGAAGAAAAAACAAGCTGTGAGAATAATAATAGTTTGCAGGCAATAGCCCAGGGTAGTGAAAGCAGTAAACTTGGTTCTAATGCTGACACCACAACCAAGGAGTTAAAATTCAGAGGAAAAGCAAAAAGTGTGACAAGTGGAGATGAAGAAGAACAAGAAATTGAAGACTTAGAACTTGGTGATAATGGTCAAAAGGCTGATGAAACTGAAGTTATGGGTGACACCCAAGAGGGTGCTCATGAATATGGAGGCTTTACAGTGCTGGGGGATTACAAGTCAAAGCAGACAGAGAGG GTATCCCGTGTATTACCTGATTGGCTTTCCAGTCCAAATGTGATAGCCTCGGATCTGAAGCAGAAAACAACTTTAGTATCTGAATTCAAAGGCCTTGACCCAGACATCCATTTAAACCTCAAGGAAAATAAGATTGACTACTTCTTTCcag TTCAGATGCAAGTGATTCCAGAAATACTAGACACAGTGAGGTATGGCTTTGTTTTGGGGCGGGCTGGATTTAGACCACCAGACATCTGTGTATCAGCTCCAACAGGCAGCGGCAAAACTCTAGCATTTGTGTTACCTATCATACAG GCTTTGAAGAGCCGTGTTTTGTGTAGAATTCGAGCCATGGTGGTCTTACCTGTCAGGGACCTGGCTGTTCAGGTGTTCAAGGTGTTCCTACAGTACACCAAGGGAACAAACCTAAAG GTGGGAATGATTGTGGGTCAGAAACAGTTCAGTGTAGAGCAGCATGCCCTGGTTAGACAAAG GGTTGGTGGGTTGGAGAGTAAAGTGGACATTGTGGTAGCTACCCCCGGGCGACTAGTTGATCACATCAACAAGACTCCAGGATTCAGCCTCACAGATCTACGCTTTCTG GTGATAGATGAAGCAGACCGGATCATGGAACATGTGAAGCAGGACTGGCTGAGCCATGTAGAGAATGCTGTGTTTTCTGGGGGCAGGACAGCTCCCAGCTCCCTCAATGTCTACAA CTCTTGCAAGCATCACATGCCT CTCCAGAAGCTGTTATTTTCTGCCACACTGTCGCAAAATCCAGAGAAGTTACAACAGCTCAATCTGTTCCAACCCAAACTCTTCACTTCTGTGGTAGATGGCGGCTCTCTCCCCCGACCCCTGGAATCAGAAGGCGAGGGGAATAAAGACGACCAGGTCACTGACAGGCTGAGTGGCCCAGGGGGAGAGGTCAAGGGTCAGTTTGTGGGCAAATACACTACTCCGCTTGGGTTAAAG GAGTACACAGTGGAGGTGGAGGCGTTTGAGAAGCCACTGGTCATCCTTCACTTCTTACACAACCTCCAGTACCGCCATGTTCTCTGTTTTACCAACAGCGTAGAGTCCACACACAG GTTGTACCACTTGATCCGACTGTTTGGTGGTATCAATGTAGCAGAAATCACTGCCAAACTACAAGCTTCACGGAGAAGTAAAGtcttaaagaaatttcaaaacGGAAGTATTGATAT CCTGATTTGCTCTGATGCAATGGCCCGAGGTATGGACATAGATGATGTACAATATGTCATATCGTACGACCCACCCCCCTACATCAAGACTTACATTCACAGGGTGGGAAGGACCGCCCGTGCTGGCAAGGAGGGTACTGCCTTAAgcttattacaaaaaaaagag TTCCATCACTTCAAAACCATGACCAAAGAGGCAGGTAAAACGTACATTGAGAAATTCAAAGTCCACAGCAAAGAGATGGAGGGTCTGCTGGAGAAATACCAGGCAGCACTTCAACAGCTTCAACAGGTCTTTATG AGGGAGAGGTTTGAACAGAGATGA